Proteins encoded together in one candidate division WOR-3 bacterium window:
- the tpiA gene encoding triose-phosphate isomerase produces the protein MSGKALPPLVAGNWKMYKGAREAGEFVRLLAERIGAEKDREVVVFPPFTSIPAVAQVLKELNSTIVYGAQDVFWEAEGAFTGEVSPVFLAELGCRYVLVGHSERRHLLGESDEMCRLKVAAALQHGLRPILCCGETLQEREAGETTDVIKKQLTAGLSGVLAEANFDIAYEPVWAIGTGKNATGEQVEEVHNFIRHWLSARFNKDGERIRIIYGGSVKPANIDSLMAQPSVDGVLVGGASLDLDSFVRIVNYGRVK, from the coding sequence ATGAGTGGTAAGGCACTTCCCCCCCTGGTGGCGGGCAATTGGAAAATGTACAAAGGTGCCCGCGAGGCAGGCGAATTTGTTCGATTGCTTGCCGAAAGAATCGGGGCGGAAAAGGATAGAGAGGTCGTGGTTTTCCCGCCTTTTACTTCAATTCCGGCTGTTGCCCAGGTGCTAAAGGAACTCAACAGTACGATAGTGTACGGGGCGCAGGATGTTTTCTGGGAAGCAGAAGGCGCATTTACCGGTGAGGTTTCGCCCGTATTCCTTGCCGAACTGGGATGTCGGTATGTGCTTGTTGGTCATTCTGAGCGGCGCCATCTTTTGGGAGAGAGTGATGAGATGTGTCGACTCAAAGTTGCGGCAGCGTTACAGCACGGGCTAAGACCGATTCTCTGCTGCGGGGAAACTTTACAGGAACGCGAGGCAGGCGAGACAACCGATGTGATTAAGAAACAGTTGACCGCCGGGCTCAGCGGGGTTTTAGCCGAAGCAAATTTTGACATCGCCTATGAACCGGTCTGGGCGATAGGAACCGGGAAAAACGCCACCGGCGAGCAAGTCGAGGAGGTGCACAATTTCATCCGGCACTGGCTCAGCGCAAGGTTCAATAAAGATGGGGAGAGGATTCGCATTATCTACGGTGGGAGCGTGAAGCCGGCAAATATTGACAGTTTGATGGCACAACCATCGGTTGATGGGGTGCTGGTGGGCGGCGCGAGTCTTGACCTGGACAGTTTCGTGCGAATTGTCAACTATGGTAGGGTGAAGTAA
- a CDS encoding YCF48-related protein, with translation MPNRINSVFAFENSLVAYAVGDNGLIILTRDGGANWERVKAPVTVNLYSVCFPQDSDIGYICGDAGTVIKTEDGGKTWSLLNPGTKVDLRSIKFPVSAEIGFVAGDNGTILRTGDSGKTWEKLMTATDEKIMDIHFPADDMTGYAVGLNGTVLKTSTSGELWFSQKENVQGLVAHTHFTAVHFPADDIVGFMTTTSGKVFFTPNGGEIWRPLPLDIALPALYSLDMRHDTMAGFCVGAKGTVIHTVDGGETWEKINSGTTNDLYSIRFFPDGIVGIIGGDELTLLQSRDGGYNWVPVNINL, from the coding sequence ATGCCGAATCGTATCAACTCGGTGTTTGCTTTTGAAAACAGCCTTGTCGCCTATGCGGTCGGCGACAATGGGCTTATTATCTTAACCCGCGACGGCGGCGCAAACTGGGAAAGAGTCAAGGCACCGGTCACGGTTAATCTTTACTCTGTCTGTTTTCCTCAGGACTCGGATATCGGCTACATTTGCGGCGATGCCGGGACCGTTATCAAAACCGAAGACGGGGGCAAAACCTGGTCCTTGTTGAACCCCGGCACAAAGGTGGACTTGCGGTCGATAAAATTTCCCGTCTCAGCGGAAATTGGCTTTGTTGCCGGCGATAACGGCACAATCCTCCGTACCGGAGATAGCGGTAAAACCTGGGAAAAACTTATGACCGCCACGGATGAAAAAATTATGGACATTCACTTCCCGGCCGACGATATGACCGGATATGCGGTCGGTCTTAATGGCACGGTCTTAAAAACATCCACAAGCGGAGAACTGTGGTTTTCCCAGAAGGAGAATGTCCAGGGCCTTGTTGCTCACACCCACTTTACTGCGGTCCATTTCCCGGCAGACGACATTGTCGGATTTATGACCACGACTTCGGGCAAGGTGTTTTTTACTCCGAACGGCGGTGAAATCTGGCGCCCCCTGCCCCTTGATATCGCACTCCCGGCGCTTTACTCGCTTGATATGAGACACGACACGATGGCTGGTTTCTGTGTCGGTGCAAAAGGAACGGTGATTCACACCGTCGATGGCGGCGAAACCTGGGAGAAAATCAACTCTGGAACAACCAATGACCTGTATTCAATCCGCTTCTTCCCGGATGGAATTGTTGGCATCATCGGTGGCGACGAACTTACCCTGTTACAATCCCGTGACGGCGGCTACAACTGGGTGCCGGTCAATATCAACCTGTAA
- the gap gene encoding type I glyceraldehyde-3-phosphate dehydrogenase: MAKKVRLGINGFGRIGRLVGRLVSRHPRIELAGVNDVTDAATLAHLLKYDSVHGFFKEEVVCEGDELIIAGRRARVTAIKSPADLPWREQEVDIVLESTGLFRSYEKARGHLQAGARKVVISAPPKGEGVKSIVMGVNEDSYNPVEDNVVSNASCTTNCVVPVAKVLHECFTIKQGYMTTVHAYTNDQRILDLPHSDLRRARAAAMSMIPTSTGAAKLIGVIFPELKGKIDGMAIRVPTPDVSIVDLACVVEKKTTVEEVNQAFREAAEGKLKGIIQYITEPLVSVDLVGNPHSAIFDAGLTSVVDGSLVKVYAWYDNEFGYACRLVDLIDYIAERM; the protein is encoded by the coding sequence ATGGCAAAGAAGGTTAGATTAGGAATAAATGGTTTTGGTCGTATTGGCCGATTGGTTGGTCGGCTTGTTTCCCGGCATCCGAGAATTGAACTTGCGGGCGTGAACGATGTTACCGATGCCGCGACCCTGGCTCATCTGTTAAAATACGATTCAGTGCACGGGTTTTTTAAGGAGGAAGTGGTATGTGAAGGGGATGAACTGATTATTGCAGGCCGACGGGCAAGGGTAACGGCGATTAAGTCTCCGGCGGATTTGCCCTGGCGTGAGCAAGAAGTGGATATCGTGCTGGAGTCAACCGGGCTTTTCCGAAGTTACGAAAAGGCGCGTGGCCACCTGCAAGCCGGGGCGCGCAAGGTTGTGATTTCTGCTCCGCCCAAGGGTGAAGGGGTCAAGTCAATCGTAATGGGGGTGAATGAGGATTCGTACAATCCGGTTGAAGACAATGTGGTCTCAAATGCATCGTGTACGACCAACTGTGTTGTACCGGTTGCCAAGGTACTGCACGAGTGCTTTACGATAAAACAAGGTTATATGACGACGGTGCACGCTTACACTAATGACCAGCGCATCCTTGATTTGCCGCATTCGGATTTGCGAAGGGCACGGGCCGCAGCCATGTCAATGATACCGACTTCAACCGGCGCCGCGAAGTTGATCGGGGTAATTTTCCCGGAACTCAAGGGAAAAATTGATGGCATGGCGATTCGCGTTCCGACACCGGATGTTTCGATTGTTGACCTCGCCTGCGTAGTAGAAAAGAAGACGACCGTTGAGGAGGTTAATCAGGCATTCCGGGAAGCGGCTGAAGGCAAATTGAAGGGGATTATTCAATATATTACCGAACCGCTGGTTTCGGTGGACCTGGTTGGTAATCCCCACTCGGCGATTTTTGACGCCGGTTTGACATCGGTGGTTGATGGTAGCCTGGTTAAAGTCTACGCCTGGTACGACAACGAATTTGGCTACGCCTGCCGATTGGTGGATTTGATTGATTACATTGCCGAGAGGATGTAA
- a CDS encoding ABC transporter ATP-binding protein, with translation MLQVHDLVVDYGAIRALRGISFTVKEGEIVTLIGANGAGKTTTLKTISGLQRASRGEILFSGKRIDGLGGHQITKLGIVHVPEGRRPFADMTVKENLLLGAYNRPRAEVEKSFERVFKSFPRLRERLHQRAGTLSGGELQMLAMGRGLMARPKLLMLDEPSMGLAPILVQEIFSIIQEINQQGTAILLVEQNAFMALQIAHRAYVLETGQIVLEGKADELREAPEVKAAYLGE, from the coding sequence GTGCTTCAGGTGCACGATTTAGTTGTTGACTACGGCGCAATACGAGCATTGCGGGGCATCTCTTTTACCGTGAAAGAGGGGGAGATTGTGACCCTGATTGGTGCTAACGGCGCGGGTAAGACAACAACCCTGAAGACCATCTCCGGTTTACAGAGGGCCTCAAGGGGCGAGATTTTATTTTCCGGCAAAAGGATTGACGGGTTAGGGGGGCACCAAATCACAAAACTGGGTATCGTTCATGTGCCGGAAGGGCGCCGGCCATTTGCCGATATGACTGTAAAGGAGAATTTACTGCTCGGCGCATACAATCGGCCCCGTGCCGAGGTTGAAAAGTCTTTCGAGCGGGTTTTTAAGTCATTTCCGAGATTAAGGGAGCGGCTGCATCAGCGCGCCGGCACACTTTCGGGCGGGGAGTTACAGATGCTGGCGATGGGCCGCGGGTTAATGGCAAGACCAAAACTGTTGATGCTGGACGAACCTTCAATGGGGCTCGCGCCGATTCTCGTTCAGGAGATTTTTTCTATCATTCAGGAGATAAATCAACAGGGCACGGCAATACTGCTTGTCGAGCAGAATGCGTTTATGGCGCTGCAGATTGCGCACCGGGCTTATGTGCTGGAAACGGGCCAGATTGTGCTCGAGGGAAAAGCGGATGAGTTGAGAGAGGCGCCTGAGGTCAAAGCCGCTTATCTCGGTGAATGA
- a CDS encoding helix-turn-helix domain-containing protein, with translation MALTAIQKIEKLGKKVASMTQAELARAVGVSRERIRQLVPRMKIKPGRRVVAWHRTISKAQRAAMIKMYEAGTSLNAIAKKYGVSEYHVREVIRMARSESKGKGSSGRK, from the coding sequence ATGGCACTCACTGCAATCCAAAAGATCGAAAAACTGGGCAAAAAGGTTGCGAGTATGACCCAGGCAGAACTTGCCCGGGCGGTCGGTGTTTCCCGGGAGCGAATTCGTCAACTTGTGCCACGGATGAAGATTAAACCCGGTCGGCGTGTTGTTGCCTGGCACCGCACGATTTCCAAGGCGCAGCGCGCGGCGATGATTAAAATGTACGAAGCCGGTACTTCCTTGAATGCGATTGCGAAAAAATACGGGGTAAGCGAGTACCATGTTCGTGAGGTAATCCGGATGGCGCGAAGTGAGTCCAAAGGCAAGGGGTCTTCGGGGCGAAAGTAA
- a CDS encoding DUF2723 domain-containing protein has translation MTPKKQNRAEFVFFLAVPAVFCVYLLTRAPTVGLIDSGELAAGCYLLNILHPTGYPMWTLLGRIASLFPLGTVVNRVALLSAFFSAVGVAFFIVLLKQLGCGSSVSAAMGSILGFSIPVWSISTDVEVYSFSLALIIVVWWAVATSDSRKNFLLFAYLAGFTLTNHMFGLSAVLGASFVLILREKRRLLNRLPLMLLLFLLGLSPYLFLILRARCEPVLAWGNPVDLERLWWHITGKQYRVWMFSSSLNEVLRNAGKGMSLLAGGLGYVLLPFSVYGGLRLFRDLKAVALGLTVSAVISFLYAVNYSIPDIEAYFIPSLVCLLIFAAVGVEGIKGSGRKFRHLVWLVALGALALNFPAQNRADDWVAYDQALNTLAAVDSNATIITDWWDLYAPIFYLQQVEGVRTDVCIIDKELVRRSWYFEYLKRSYPWLMERSRLEKERFLEHLHRFEHNQPYSPVAIQESYISLLRSFFLKSPERPWYTTFPETENEDARQLLSGFKLVPLGIVYQVREDTLVPAFDYHRLRVRLPKRRLDERTQVNLNRYRYFVKQRIDLLMSQGRREEAAAVADWYQQNFLQR, from the coding sequence ATGACCCCGAAAAAACAAAACCGGGCTGAGTTCGTTTTCTTTTTGGCGGTACCGGCGGTTTTTTGCGTTTACCTGCTCACCCGAGCACCAACGGTGGGCTTAATCGATTCCGGAGAACTGGCAGCGGGTTGTTACCTTCTTAACATCCTGCATCCAACCGGCTATCCAATGTGGACGCTACTGGGTCGAATAGCATCGCTTTTCCCGCTTGGGACGGTGGTCAACCGTGTTGCTTTGCTGAGTGCATTCTTTTCTGCGGTGGGCGTGGCATTTTTTATTGTGCTTTTGAAGCAACTCGGGTGTGGGAGTTCGGTTTCAGCGGCAATGGGTTCGATTCTCGGTTTTTCAATTCCGGTCTGGTCAATAAGCACCGATGTCGAAGTTTATAGTTTCTCTTTAGCATTGATAATCGTTGTCTGGTGGGCGGTGGCAACATCGGATAGCAGAAAAAATTTTTTACTCTTTGCCTATCTTGCCGGGTTTACCCTGACAAATCATATGTTCGGACTGAGCGCGGTTCTGGGAGCCAGTTTTGTTTTGATTTTGCGGGAAAAACGGCGGCTGTTAAATCGGTTACCCTTGATGTTGTTACTGTTTTTACTGGGTTTGTCACCTTATCTATTTCTCATTCTTCGGGCGCGCTGTGAGCCGGTTTTAGCCTGGGGAAATCCGGTAGATTTAGAAAGGTTGTGGTGGCACATTACCGGGAAACAGTACCGCGTCTGGATGTTTTCTTCTTCTTTGAATGAGGTTTTGAGAAATGCGGGTAAAGGGATGTCCCTTTTAGCCGGTGGTTTGGGTTATGTGCTATTGCCCTTTTCGGTTTATGGTGGGCTACGGTTGTTCCGAGATTTAAAGGCGGTTGCTTTAGGGTTAACAGTCAGCGCGGTAATCAGTTTTCTCTATGCGGTGAATTACAGTATTCCGGATATCGAGGCGTATTTTATCCCTTCGTTGGTCTGTTTGCTCATTTTTGCCGCAGTGGGAGTGGAGGGGATAAAAGGTAGCGGGCGTAAGTTTCGTCATCTGGTCTGGCTCGTTGCCCTGGGCGCGCTGGCATTAAATTTCCCGGCGCAGAACCGTGCCGACGATTGGGTCGCGTACGACCAGGCTTTGAACACGCTTGCAGCGGTGGACAGCAACGCAACGATTATCACCGATTGGTGGGACCTTTATGCGCCGATTTTTTATCTGCAGCAGGTCGAAGGTGTGAGAACCGATGTGTGTATCATTGACAAAGAGCTGGTGCGGCGCTCCTGGTATTTTGAATACCTGAAGAGAAGTTATCCGTGGTTGATGGAACGGTCGCGGCTGGAAAAAGAGCGTTTTCTTGAGCACCTGCACCGCTTTGAGCACAACCAGCCTTACAGTCCGGTGGCGATTCAGGAGAGTTACATCTCGCTTTTAAGAAGTTTTTTCTTGAAATCTCCGGAGCGCCCCTGGTACACGACTTTCCCGGAGACGGAAAACGAGGATGCCCGACAGCTGCTAAGCGGTTTTAAATTGGTACCGCTCGGCATCGTTTACCAGGTGCGGGAGGATACCTTAGTTCCAGCGTTTGATTACCATCGGTTACGAGTCCGTTTGCCGAAACGAAGGTTGGACGAACGAACGCAGGTTAATCTGAACCGTTACCGTTATTTTGTCAAGCAGCGGATAGATTTATTGATGAGTCAGGGAAGAAGGGAAGAGGCGGCAGCGGTTGCCGATTGGTATCAACAAAACTTTCTCCAGCGTTAA
- the secG gene encoding preprotein translocase subunit SecG gives MYGVLIFLHLLVAILLVLVVLIQQPQKGGLGTILGGGESIFGGGGAAPFMAKITSALAVAFMLTSLGLVLVGARRVKTAPNRTSLKSSGAVVKVSQLEKEYVRSGENCRFSIPC, from the coding sequence ATGTATGGTGTACTGATTTTTCTGCATCTGTTGGTTGCGATTCTTTTGGTACTGGTGGTTTTAATCCAGCAGCCCCAGAAGGGTGGGCTGGGAACGATTTTAGGCGGCGGCGAGTCGATATTCGGCGGCGGTGGAGCGGCGCCCTTTATGGCAAAAATAACCTCGGCACTGGCGGTAGCGTTTATGTTAACTTCGCTCGGGCTGGTGCTGGTCGGTGCCCGAAGGGTCAAGACAGCACCAAATCGAACTTCGCTGAAGTCAAGTGGTGCAGTAGTAAAAGTTAGTCAACTGGAGAAGGAATATGTACGCAGTGGTGAAAATTGCAGGTTTTCAATACCTTGTTAA
- the rplU gene encoding 50S ribosomal protein L21: MVKIAGFQYLVKPGEIVTVPRLEGEPGSPVRFDDVLMVRTEDQAIIGRPTVPDAYVEGNIVEHRRGEKVTIYKFIRRENYRRKKGHRQLLTRVKITKIGYGQ, translated from the coding sequence GTGGTGAAAATTGCAGGTTTTCAATACCTTGTTAAGCCGGGTGAAATTGTAACGGTGCCCCGTCTTGAAGGAGAGCCAGGTAGCCCGGTGCGGTTTGATGATGTATTGATGGTCCGGACTGAAGACCAGGCGATAATCGGCAGGCCCACGGTTCCCGATGCTTATGTTGAGGGTAATATCGTGGAGCATCGGCGGGGTGAAAAGGTTACCATTTATAAATTCATACGACGGGAAAATTACCGGCGCAAGAAAGGGCATCGGCAACTTTTAACCCGGGTAAAGATTACCAAGATTGGTTATGGGCAATAA
- a CDS encoding MFS transporter codes for MVPYFVQVFANAGLMAGVVYIPLLAKELGASAAAIGLLVGVYQGALLFSSLLFGRWADFGNRKKFVVLGLALSALTIALHIPIKNLSGLFLVRFFTGLCAGIFPAALVAYFYESNKRLGRFSGFGSLGWAAGALIVGLVSTKAIFLVAAVAIALTSAGAFLGLRSQRVALGQTFFNLQVLKRNWRIYLSFLLRHLGAFSIWTIFPVYLVSLGASRFWVGLVYALNPLGQFVFMNVVESYGEEKLIKAGLLLSILVFIAFGLATDFRQVIPIQLVLALSWSCLYLGTLKQLMRTNPERSTAAGMLQSVLSLAAVCGALLEGVTGNFGYRTVMFVAAGLALAGTLIYFLTPEKT; via the coding sequence ATGGTTCCTTATTTCGTCCAGGTTTTTGCCAATGCCGGTTTAATGGCGGGGGTGGTTTACATTCCACTCCTGGCAAAGGAGCTGGGCGCCAGTGCCGCGGCAATCGGGTTGCTGGTGGGAGTTTACCAGGGAGCGCTGCTGTTTTCCAGTTTATTGTTTGGTAGATGGGCAGATTTCGGCAACCGAAAAAAGTTTGTTGTGCTGGGTTTAGCCCTTTCGGCACTGACTATCGCGCTGCACATACCGATAAAAAACCTATCCGGGCTGTTTCTGGTTCGATTTTTTACCGGGCTGTGTGCCGGGATATTTCCGGCGGCACTGGTCGCCTATTTTTACGAGAGTAATAAGCGTCTGGGGCGATTCAGCGGGTTTGGTTCACTGGGCTGGGCGGCAGGGGCGTTGATTGTCGGGCTGGTCAGCACAAAGGCGATTTTTCTGGTTGCGGCAGTGGCGATTGCGTTAACCAGCGCAGGGGCATTTTTGGGGTTGCGCAGTCAGCGGGTTGCGCTGGGTCAAACCTTCTTCAATTTGCAGGTTTTGAAGAGAAACTGGCGAATTTATCTTTCTTTCCTTTTACGGCATCTCGGGGCGTTCAGCATCTGGACAATTTTCCCGGTCTATCTGGTCAGCCTCGGGGCAAGTCGGTTCTGGGTTGGTTTGGTTTATGCGCTCAACCCTTTGGGGCAATTTGTGTTTATGAATGTGGTTGAGTCCTATGGTGAAGAAAAACTGATCAAGGCGGGACTGCTGCTTTCTATTTTAGTATTCATCGCCTTCGGGCTGGCAACCGATTTTCGGCAGGTGATTCCGATTCAACTCGTCCTTGCCCTTTCCTGGTCCTGCCTTTATCTCGGGACATTAAAGCAGTTGATGCGTACCAATCCAGAAAGGTCAACCGCTGCCGGTATGCTGCAATCGGTATTGAGCCTTGCTGCGGTATGCGGCGCATTGCTGGAAGGTGTTACCGGTAACTTCGGTTATCGAACGGTGATGTTTGTTGCGGCGGGTTTGGCTTTAGCCGGCACACTGATTTACTTTCTGACCCCGGAAAAGACCTGA
- a CDS encoding DMT family transporter, with translation MDYRLLSILTLLLWGIWGFLTKILTRDTPAETIALWSTIASILPILIYTLSVGTMRWVKTAPIAFLSGAAAGLATVFFYLAMKKGPASVVIPLTGMYIIVPAVLGYLILKEPLNLKHLIGLGFAILAVLFLS, from the coding sequence ATGGACTACCGGCTGCTGTCGATTCTAACCTTGCTCCTCTGGGGTATCTGGGGATTTTTGACAAAAATCCTCACCCGCGACACCCCGGCAGAAACTATCGCCCTCTGGTCAACAATCGCCAGCATTTTGCCAATACTTATCTACACCTTATCGGTAGGAACGATGCGCTGGGTTAAAACCGCACCCATCGCCTTTCTCTCCGGGGCTGCGGCCGGTTTAGCAACGGTGTTCTTCTACCTGGCAATGAAAAAGGGACCCGCTTCGGTTGTCATCCCTTTAACCGGGATGTACATCATCGTGCCGGCGGTTCTCGGCTACCTCATTCTCAAAGAACCGTTAAACCTAAAACACCTAATCGGTTTGGGGTTTGCCATCTTGGCGGTTCTGTTCCTATCTTAA
- a CDS encoding phosphoglycerate kinase translates to MGKVSVRDLPVTGRRVFVRVDFNVPLDATGKIADDTRIRAALPTIRWLIAAGATVVLGSHLGKPKGKPDPKFSLRPVARHLETVLERPVYFAPDCIGPEVVKFLKTVAPGSVVLLENLRFHPGEEKNDPVFAKSLAALVDHYVNDAFGTAHRAHASTAGMATFFAQPAAGFLMEKELEYLGRVVNAPERPFVVLIGGAKIADKAGVIKNLLPRVDKLLIGGGVAFNFLKARGLNIGNSIYDEQLMPETEKLVNDSRIVLPVDVRVELPSDGKDGLLVKVTEIPQDGIGLDIGEETIELWTKIIREARTVVWAGPMGMFERELFRRGTVAIARAIAEATKQGAVTVVGGGDTVAGVKLAGVEQMVSHISTGGSATLEFLEGKNLPGVAVLSDKK, encoded by the coding sequence ATGGGCAAAGTTTCGGTGCGTGACCTGCCAGTTACCGGCAGGCGGGTGTTTGTGCGGGTTGATTTTAATGTACCGCTGGACGCCACCGGCAAGATTGCCGATGATACCAGAATCCGTGCGGCGCTACCGACGATTCGCTGGTTGATTGCGGCGGGTGCAACCGTCGTACTTGGTTCTCATCTGGGAAAACCGAAAGGGAAACCCGACCCGAAGTTCAGTTTGCGGCCGGTGGCACGGCACCTTGAAACAGTCTTAGAACGACCGGTATATTTTGCCCCTGATTGTATTGGGCCGGAGGTTGTGAAGTTTTTAAAAACTGTTGCCCCGGGTTCGGTGGTCCTGCTCGAGAATCTGCGGTTTCACCCGGGCGAGGAAAAAAACGACCCGGTGTTTGCCAAGAGTTTAGCGGCGCTGGTTGACCATTATGTCAACGACGCTTTTGGTACGGCGCACCGTGCCCACGCATCAACCGCTGGTATGGCAACATTTTTCGCTCAGCCGGCAGCCGGTTTTTTGATGGAGAAAGAGCTGGAATACCTGGGCAGAGTTGTAAACGCGCCCGAACGACCCTTCGTTGTTTTGATTGGCGGAGCAAAGATTGCCGATAAAGCAGGCGTAATAAAGAACCTACTTCCCCGGGTGGACAAGTTGTTAATCGGTGGCGGGGTTGCTTTCAACTTCTTAAAAGCTAGGGGGTTGAATATCGGCAACTCTATATACGATGAACAACTTATGCCGGAAACCGAGAAATTGGTTAATGATTCAAGGATTGTTTTGCCGGTTGATGTTCGAGTGGAGTTGCCTTCTGACGGAAAAGATGGTTTGCTCGTAAAGGTAACTGAGATACCGCAGGATGGGATTGGTCTGGATATCGGTGAAGAGACGATTGAGTTGTGGACGAAGATTATCAGGGAAGCGCGCACGGTTGTCTGGGCTGGTCCAATGGGAATGTTCGAAAGGGAGCTGTTCAGGCGCGGCACAGTAGCAATTGCCCGGGCGATTGCTGAGGCGACAAAACAAGGGGCGGTGACGGTTGTCGGTGGTGGCGATACAGTAGCCGGTGTTAAACTGGCGGGTGTTGAACAGATGGTCAGCCACATTTCAACCGGGGGGAGTGCGACTTTGGAGTTTCTCGAGGGGAAAAATTTACCCGGCGTAGCGGTGCTGAGCGATAAAAAATGA